From a single Nocardioides sp. dk884 genomic region:
- a CDS encoding SCO family protein — translation MRSSLRAVGRSAAAAAAALLVLSSCGSEATPADEPSGTAVEPPFDVAATTLSDTDGEPFALAEDTEDPLTLVFFGYTRCPDICPAVMSTITSALTRLDEETREQVQVVFVTTDPSRDDPATLRRYLDRFDEDFVGVTGELEEIGELAESVGVFVAGAEELASGGYDLGSHGAQVIAVDQDGQAPMYWGQDTSSAEYAHDIELLVGDL, via the coding sequence GTGCGTAGCTCCCTGCGGGCCGTGGGGCGCTCCGCGGCTGCGGCCGCCGCCGCGCTCCTCGTGCTGAGCTCCTGCGGCAGCGAGGCGACCCCGGCGGACGAGCCGAGCGGCACCGCCGTGGAGCCGCCGTTCGACGTCGCCGCGACCACGCTGAGCGACACCGACGGCGAGCCGTTCGCGCTGGCCGAGGACACCGAGGACCCGCTCACGCTGGTCTTCTTCGGCTACACCCGCTGCCCGGACATCTGCCCCGCGGTGATGTCCACGATCACCTCCGCGCTCACCCGCCTGGACGAGGAGACCCGCGAGCAGGTGCAGGTGGTCTTCGTGACCACCGACCCCTCGCGCGACGACCCGGCCACCCTGCGCCGCTACCTCGACCGCTTCGACGAGGACTTCGTCGGGGTCACCGGCGAGCTCGAGGAGATCGGCGAGCTCGCCGAGTCCGTCGGCGTCTTCGTCGCCGGCGCCGAGGAGCTCGCCTCGGGCGGCTACGACCTCGGCAGCCACGGCGCCCAGGTGATCGCGGTGGACCAGGACGGCCAGGCTCCGATGTACTGGGGCCAGGACACCTCGTCGGCGGAGTACGCCCACGACATCGAGCTGCTGGTGGGAGACCTGTGA